ATTTTCCCCATCGCTGTCATATCAGGTTCAACGTCATATAATTGCTGGGCGCTGCCGTATGTAAAGCGAAAAGCTGTAATGACTTCATCATAAATAACGAGTGCGCCAGCTTGATGTGTAAGCTCGTTCACAGCTTGCAGGAATCCTTCCTTTGGTTCTACAATTCCGAAATTGCCGACGATTGGCTCAACCAAAACTGCTGCTATTTGATCTTCCCAAATATCCAAGGCTTGTTTTAATGCTTCGATGTTATTAAAAGGAACAGTGATTACATCTTGTGCTACGGACTCAGGGATACCAGCAGAATCAGGTGTACCAAGAGTAGCTGGACCAGATCCTGCTTCGACTAGCACGGCGTCAAAATGACCGTGGTAGCAACCAGCGAACTTGATGATTTTGGTACGGTTCGTATAAGCACGAGCAACGCGAACAGTTGTCATGACTGCTTCTGTACCTGAGTTTACAAAACGGACTTTTTCCAATGAGGGAATGGACTGTTTCAGCATTTTAGCAAATTCATTTTCTAGTTTGGTTGGTGTTCCATATAATACGCCATTTGTAGCTGCATGCGAGATTGCTTTAGCAATATGTGGATGGGCATGTCCGGTAATAATCGGTCCATATGCGCCTAGATAATCAATATATTTATTGCCATCGACGTCCCAAAAATAAGCTCCTTCTGCCCGTTCCATATAAACGGGGGCACCACCGCCCACAGCCTTATAAGCACGTGAAGGCGAATTTACTCCTCCGACAATATGCTCTAATGCTTCCCGGTGAAGCGCTTCTGATGTTGAAAAATCCATATTTATTTCCTCCTAATTATTGGTGTGTTCAAAAAGTTGTTGAGACATATTCGGTTGTTATTAACTCCATTACATAAGGAATAGCCAAAATCGAGACAATGCGTTTACAAAAAACTATCTTTCTGAACACCGTGACGAAATTTTATCGCCATATCTTATCCTAATTTTCTACAAGGCTAAAAATTTGAATTGTATTCAGCAGTCTAGAGGTTTCACGGCTTTTCAGTAACCCTAAGACAAAAACGTTAAGTAAACACCTTCGTGTAACAAATAGCAAAGCTGTTACAAAGTAGAGGCGCGCCATGTTTTTTTGAGCTTAGAAAGATAAAAGTTACGGATAAAGATAAAATTGATAAAATGAACGATAAAATAAAACGAAATAATGTAGACGCTTGGTATGAAAACAGATGACACGAGCATATTTTGCAACGCTTTATATGCAAAACCAGCATGAATAACGGCTACTAAAAATGGCAGGAAGAAGAGAAACGCCAACTGTCTGGTAGCAATTTGCCTCATCTCTTTATCCGTTAAGCCAATTCGATAGAGCGAATAATAATGTGCTACATCATTATCGATACCTTGATACATGCGAAAATAGAGAATCGACCCAGCAGCTAAAAAGAATAGGACACTAATAAATATACCAAAAAAGAACAGGTACGACATCGTTTTTTTAAAACTTGTGTACATGCCTGCCTTAGAATCTGGAAAGATATTAGGGCTTGTTACAGCAGCTTCTGCTTTTTCAATTTCATCAATATGCTGTATCCAATTTGGAATATGAGCTGTATAATAAAAAAACTGCTTCCCAGACTGTTTGAATTTAGTGAATACAGCATCCGGTACAATAAGTGCATTGGTCGCCAATATCGTTGCATTGATCGTATTTTTACCAGTTTTTATTTCAAGTTCTGTTTGATTTTTTCCAGAATTAAACCGTAATTTATTTGGTATTTGTGGTATATATGAACTTAAAATTGGTTGAGTAAGTAACAGTGCTTGATCATCCTCTATAGGTGAGGGTGGCTCTTGATCGTTTACTTCCATCATTTTTTGGTAATTTGAATAACTAAATGCAATTAGCTCCACATTATCCCAGTATGGAGAACTGGATACAGATGTTGTTTTTATAGCAGGTACCTTTAGTGACTGAAATGGTGTATTTGTCTCATGAAAGATCGTTTCGACTTGTTTTATACTTTCAATAAAAGTTTGTTTATTTTCTTCTCCTTCAGCGACAAGCGAGAAGTCATGAGGAACAAAACGTTCTGTCTCATCTTCAATGCTTTGAAAAAAGCCGTATAGCACACCAGAAGACGTAAAGGCAACCGCACTTAAAATGGTAACCATAGAAAGTAACCTAGCGTTATCCTTTAATTTATAGGTCAAATCGGAAATAATTAATAAATTTAAATGCTTATAAAAAATGCCCTTCCTTCGCTGTAGAAAGCTGGTTAAAGCGATACTAAACTGCGTAAATAAAAAATATGTTCCAGGAATAATAAGCGCTAAAATAATGAACATCCGGTACATTATGGAAATCATATCGGACGTATACGCTAAATAATAAGAATAGACCACAGCAGCTAGCGCAAGAATACTTAATATCCAGGAAAAGCGTGGTTTTTTCCTTGGTGCTTTTGCTCCACGGAAAACTTCCATGATAGACTTCGTTCGCAGCGTAAACACGACAAGCAGTGAATTGACTTCAAACATGATAAAGAATAGGAGCACTGTAATAGCAATGGCCTTCCAGGATAAATAAAATGAAAAAACTTCGCCCGTTCCCAAAATGAAAGAAAAAATCATTAAGAAAAGCTTCGTGAATAAAGCACCTACTAAAATACCTGCAAAAATGGATGCCAGACCGATGATCGTATTTTCCAAAATTAGCATTCGATTTAGCTGAAGTTTACTAATTCCTAATGTCGTTAAGATACCATATTCTTTTTTGCGGGATTTAATAAAAGCTGCTGTAGAATACAGCACAAATAAAAAAGAAAACAGATAGATAATAATTTCAGAGACGATGATCCCTAATTTTACGGCATCAATAAAGTCATATGTTGCTATTTGGGGATGAAAAATAACGACCGTATACATAAAAAAGACGATCACTGCAAACATACAACTTAAAAAGTAACTCAAATATGCACGTGTATTTCGTTTTACATTATTAAAAGCGAACTGTCTGAAGGTCATGGATATTTCCTCCTAATAATGACTGCATATTTAAGATGTCTTCAAAGAAGCTTTGCCGATTATCACCTTGATGAATCTCGTTATACAATTTACCATCTTTAATAAAAATGACTCTTTGGCAAAAGCTGGCTGCAAACGGATCATGTGTCACCATTAGAGTTGCTGTTTGATAATGTTTTTGCAGATGACTAAGCGTGTTCATCACTTGCAGGGATGCTTTGGAGTCCAGATTCCCAGTTGGCTCATCTGCAAATATAATAGACGGGTTATGGATAAGCGCTCTAGCTATTGCGGCTCGTTGCATTTGACCTCCAGATACTTCCATAATTCGTTTGTCTATAATGTCATTAATCTCCAATTGCTTGGTGATGAGGAGCAGCTTGTGGGTCATGTCTTTCACCTTTATTTTGTTTAAGGTCAATGGTAGTAAAATGTTTTCCCCGATGGTTAATGTTTCCAGTAAATTAAAGTCCTGAAAAACAAAGCCCATTTCTTTCCTTCTAAATTTTGCTAATTGGTGGCGAGAAAAAGACGTGACTGTTTTTCCATTGATGATGACTTTTCCTGAACTTGGTTTATCAATCGTAGATAATAAATTTAATAATGTCGTTTTACCACTGCCAGAAGGTCCCATAATACCAATAAATTCACCTTGCTTAACAGCAAGATTGAATTGATGCAATGCCTCATAAGAAATTCCACGTTTGCTACCGTACGTTTTGGACAAATTATTTGCTTCTAGTACATGCATTTCTACTCCTCCTTGTTGGTAGCTTTTGGTATACAAATTGATTGCTAATTTAACAATGCTATCCCCTATTATAAAGGAAAAACTAAGGTATCCTATTGGTTTTTCTTTCAGATTTGGGCATTAATCTTACAACTCTGTAAGTTTAATGCTGCTGAAAGTGGATGGATACTGTTGTTCCTTTTCCCTCTTCGGAAGAAATGGTTAATTCATGACCAAGTTCGATACAAACTTGTTTGGATAAATAAAGTCCCATCCCTGTTGATTCACGAAATTTTCTTCCGTTTTTGCCAGTGAAAAAAGGATCGAAAACTCTGTTAATGTCTTCTCGAGGTATCCCATAGCCTGTATCGGTAATTTGTAATGTAAGTTTATGATCGAATACTTTTGTACGAAAATAAATTTTTGCAGATTCCGGTTTTGAATATTTAATCGCGTTAGAAACTGCTTGATTGATTACAAATCGCAACCATTTGGAATCTGTTGTTACGATATAGTTTTGCGGGATTTCGAGTTCGGGATATACTTGATTACGAATAAAACTGGATTTAAATTCTTGAATAACCTCTTTAACTAGTGCCCTTAATTCAATTTGCTGTACTTGAAAATCTCGGTCAAATTTTTGTAAGCGGGATTGGTATAAAGCTAAATCTAAGCCTTGCTGCATCCGCTCTAACTCTTCATGCATATTATGCAAGAAACCCTGAGGTAACTGCAATTTTTCTTTTTGCAATGTTAAATGCATCACAGAAACGGGTGTTTTCATTTGATGGACCCATTGTTGAATAAAATGAAACTCCATTTGCTTTTGTTGTTTTAAACGTTCAATTTCTTCGGCATAGCGACTCGTTTGTGTATCATGTTGCTGTTTAATATTTGTCAATAACTGAGTAGGTGGGTCTGGGAGCCAGGTTACATTTTCTTTATCTTGATGAATCGTAACATAGTAATCACGTAATCGATAATAGCGATAAGCTAAAAATAGCAGTAAACCAAACGTTAACAAGATAAATAAATACGTAATTAAATCCCAGCCCATCGGCACAGATTTAATCCCATAGAATAGCTGAACGATAAATATGAAAACCAATAATTGGGCGTAAAAGAACAGCACTGTCGGAATACTATCTTTCAGAAAGTCTTTCATTGCCGTTCACTCCATGTATCAACCATTTTGTATCCTGCGCCACGAACGGTTTGAATGCTTTGACTAACACCAATATCTTCTAGCTTTTTACGCACCCGAGTAATATTGACAGATAATGTATTGTCATCCACAAAATGTTCGTCATCCCATAGCATTTCCAATAGATAAGTCCTAGATAATACTTGATTCAAATGCTCCATAAATGCCTTCAGCAAAATAAATTCATTCTTCGTAAGTAAGGCTCTGGTCTCATTCAGACTAACTTCCATTGCAGTTAGATGAAGGAATAGACCGTGAATTTCTATGCTATCAGCTGGTGTACTTGTGGCATATTCCCCATAGATTCTACGCATAATCCCTTTTATTTTTGCTTGAACAACATCAAAGTTAAACGGCTTTGTAATGTAATCATCCCCGCCGTTCTCTATTGCCATAACTTGATCCATTCCTGAATCCCGTGCGGAAATAAAGATTATCGGGCAGTTGGATATGCTGCGAATTTTTCGGCACCAATAAAATCCGTCATAGCTAGGCAGATTTATATCGAGTAAGACAAGATGTGGATCGAAGCTTGAAAACTCTTCTAATATATGGTCAAATTCTTGAACGAGCTCAATATCATATTCGTATTTTTCCAGATAATCTTTTAATAAATCAGCGATTTTTTTGTCATCTTCTATAAGATATATTTTTTTCAATAGATACACCTTCCTTTACACTTTCACTGAAGACTATAGACCAGAGCTTATCACCATTTAGCTCAACTGACGATGACTTGATTGATAATTCCATCGACTTACCTCGTCTATACAAGCTTCTATATTATTTTACTCTATCTCTTTTAGAATTTGAACTCCCCACCATTTATCCCATATATAAGTTGCTGGAAGATTCCTTACTTAAGTTGAATAATCTGTGCAGCAACAAGTCTAAGTGGAAGATAGCAGCACCTAAATGGCCTATTTCATAAGAGGCTTTTAGGTCATACCCAGGGCGGTACTAACAAGCCGTGGGGATGAATGAAAAACCCCGCTGATTAAAAATTCACTTGATCAACCTTCAGATCTGATTGAAGCGGGGGGATATCTCGCATAGATAAATAAATGACAAGCCTTCTTAACCATTTGCATAAACTCGTAATAGTATGTATGAAATGGAGAGATAGTGCTATGATAGCATGGGTGCTTGTTGGTTGTGTAATCTTTGTCA
This genomic interval from Virgibacillus pantothenticus contains the following:
- a CDS encoding glutamate-1-semialdehyde 2,1-aminomutase, giving the protein MDFSTSEALHREALEHIVGGVNSPSRAYKAVGGGAPVYMERAEGAYFWDVDGNKYIDYLGAYGPIITGHAHPHIAKAISHAATNGVLYGTPTKLENEFAKMLKQSIPSLEKVRFVNSGTEAVMTTVRVARAYTNRTKIIKFAGCYHGHFDAVLVEAGSGPATLGTPDSAGIPESVAQDVITVPFNNIEALKQALDIWEDQIAAVLVEPIVGNFGIVEPKEGFLQAVNELTHQAGALVIYDEVITAFRFTYGSAQQLYDVEPDMTAMGKIIGGGLPIGAYGGKKDIMEQVAPLGPAYQAGTMAGNPASMAAGIACLEVLQEEGLYEKLDQLGKKLEAGILEKARQYEIPLSVNRLCGALTVYFGEGEITNYDQAEASDGESFATFFRLMLEQGINLAPSKYEAWFLTIAHTEQDIDDTIHAVEKAFQQMQLK
- a CDS encoding ABC transporter permease, coding for MTFRQFAFNNVKRNTRAYLSYFLSCMFAVIVFFMYTVVIFHPQIATYDFIDAVKLGIIVSEIIIYLFSFLFVLYSTAAFIKSRKKEYGILTTLGISKLQLNRMLILENTIIGLASIFAGILVGALFTKLFLMIFSFILGTGEVFSFYLSWKAIAITVLLFFIMFEVNSLLVVFTLRTKSIMEVFRGAKAPRKKPRFSWILSILALAAVVYSYYLAYTSDMISIMYRMFIILALIIPGTYFLFTQFSIALTSFLQRRKGIFYKHLNLLIISDLTYKLKDNARLLSMVTILSAVAFTSSGVLYGFFQSIEDETERFVPHDFSLVAEGEENKQTFIESIKQVETIFHETNTPFQSLKVPAIKTTSVSSSPYWDNVELIAFSYSNYQKMMEVNDQEPPSPIEDDQALLLTQPILSSYIPQIPNKLRFNSGKNQTELEIKTGKNTINATILATNALIVPDAVFTKFKQSGKQFFYYTAHIPNWIQHIDEIEKAEAAVTSPNIFPDSKAGMYTSFKKTMSYLFFFGIFISVLFFLAAGSILYFRMYQGIDNDVAHYYSLYRIGLTDKEMRQIATRQLAFLFFLPFLVAVIHAGFAYKALQNMLVSSVFIPSVYIISFYFIVHFINFIFIRNFYLSKLKKTWRASTL
- a CDS encoding ABC transporter ATP-binding protein; translated protein: MHVLEANNLSKTYGSKRGISYEALHQFNLAVKQGEFIGIMGPSGSGKTTLLNLLSTIDKPSSGKVIINGKTVTSFSRHQLAKFRRKEMGFVFQDFNLLETLTIGENILLPLTLNKIKVKDMTHKLLLITKQLEINDIIDKRIMEVSGGQMQRAAIARALIHNPSIIFADEPTGNLDSKASLQVMNTLSHLQKHYQTATLMVTHDPFAASFCQRVIFIKDGKLYNEIHQGDNRQSFFEDILNMQSLLGGNIHDLQTVRF
- a CDS encoding sensor histidine kinase is translated as MKDFLKDSIPTVLFFYAQLLVFIFIVQLFYGIKSVPMGWDLITYLFILLTFGLLLFLAYRYYRLRDYYVTIHQDKENVTWLPDPPTQLLTNIKQQHDTQTSRYAEEIERLKQQKQMEFHFIQQWVHQMKTPVSVMHLTLQKEKLQLPQGFLHNMHEELERMQQGLDLALYQSRLQKFDRDFQVQQIELRALVKEVIQEFKSSFIRNQVYPELEIPQNYIVTTDSKWLRFVINQAVSNAIKYSKPESAKIYFRTKVFDHKLTLQITDTGYGIPREDINRVFDPFFTGKNGRKFRESTGMGLYLSKQVCIELGHELTISSEEGKGTTVSIHFQQH
- a CDS encoding response regulator transcription factor, with the protein product MKKIYLIEDDKKIADLLKDYLEKYEYDIELVQEFDHILEEFSSFDPHLVLLDINLPSYDGFYWCRKIRSISNCPIIFISARDSGMDQVMAIENGGDDYITKPFNFDVVQAKIKGIMRRIYGEYATSTPADSIEIHGLFLHLTAMEVSLNETRALLTKNEFILLKAFMEHLNQVLSRTYLLEMLWDDEHFVDDNTLSVNITRVRKKLEDIGVSQSIQTVRGAGYKMVDTWSERQ